Proteins from one Silurus meridionalis isolate SWU-2019-XX chromosome 3, ASM1480568v1, whole genome shotgun sequence genomic window:
- the kctd12.1 gene encoding BTB/POZ domain-containing protein KCTD12.1: MALADPQRGITNGADPASAFSEIIELNVGGQVYVTRRATLTAVPDSLLWGMFSKNTPKDLARDSKGRFFLDRDGFLFRYILDYLRDLTLVLPEYFPEKKRLQREAEFFQLRELCKRLSPKMSKDDSVCEEKESCYQSDSEEVMAHGAAFSGWDASRALVAPSMAHSPSAEVRKSGYITIGYRGSYTIGRDIQTDAKFRRVARITVCGKTSLAKEVFGDTLNESRDPDRPPERYTSRYYLKYNFLEQAFDRLTEFGFRMVACSSTGTCAYASNDPGEDKIWTSYTEYVFCRD; the protein is encoded by the coding sequence ATGGCTCTGGCTGATCCACAGCGCGGAATAACTAACGGTGCAGATCCTGCCTCTGCGTTTTCGGAAATTATCGAACTAAATGTTGGTGGCCAAGTGTACGTGACAAGGCGCGCAACTTTAACAGCAGTGCCGGACTCTCTGTTATGGGGCATGTTCAGTAAGAATACGCCAAAAGACTTGGCGCGAGATAGCAAAGGGCGCTTCTTCTTGGACCGGGACGGTTTTCTCTTCCGTTACATCCTAGATTACCTGCGGGACCTCACCCTGGTGCTTCCCGAATACTTCCCAGAAAAGAAGCGTCTGCAGAGGGAGGCCGAGTTTTTTCAGTTGCGAGAGCTGTGCAAGCGCCTGAGTCCTAAAATGAGTAAGGACGACTCGGTGTGCGAGGAGAAGGAGAGCTGCTATCAGAGCGACTCAGAGGAGGTGATGGCGCACGGTGCCGCGTTTTCCGGTTGGGACGCGTCGCGCGCGCTCGTCGCACCCAGCATGGCGCACTCGCCCTCGGCGGAAGTCAGAAAGTCGGGCTACATCACCATTGGTTACCGGGGCTCGTACACGATCGGGAGGGACATTCAGACCGACGCCAAGTTTAGGCGCGTGGCGCGCATCACCGTGTGCGGGAAGACGTCTCTCGCCAAAGAGGTGTTCGGAGACACTCTGAACGAAAGCCGAGACCCGGACAGGCCTCCAGAGAGATACACTTCCCGCTATTATCTCAAGTACAACTTCCTGGAGCAGGCTTTCGACAGACTCACCGAGTTCGGCTTCCGCATGGTCGCGTGCAGCTCCACCGGGACGTGCGCTTACGCGAGCAACGACCCCGGCGAGGACAAAATCTGGACGAGTTACACAGAGTATGTTTTCTGTCGGGACTGA